The Bradysia coprophila strain Holo2 unplaced genomic scaffold, BU_Bcop_v1 contig_297, whole genome shotgun sequence DNA window AATTAAAGAAGATTTACCGATGAGTGAAAACATTCTCATTGTTGATCTTTCTGGGCTCGTGTATGATTTGTAACTCTTCGATTCGTATTTTCTATTGGTCCAAATGCAATTAGGTTTATTGgcgaaattttctgaaaaaatttaccgaaaaatttgcggcaaatttttcactaaaaCGTATTTTATTTGGGCCAGGTTGATATAATGGCTCACGAAAATAACTCCACCCAAAAGATATTACTAAGCTGATGACAATTATATTAGCAATAGTGCGCTAATTTATATGCTCTGACCGAAGTCGGTAAATGCAAAATATCTAACTCCGTGCGCTGGGAGGATTTGaggaatttgattttaaaaacattctaGAATGTGTGTCCGATGTCGGCAAGGCCATTTTCCAAAGTATCCATCTCACTCATTTTTGTCTATATGTTGATGTTTCCATTTTCAGCTATTTTTAAGTAGCGTGAACTATGTCCATGAACAGGCATGGACTGGCTATATGGTTAATCGGGTAATGGCCGAAgagtttttagatttttttttttgtatgagccAAGGGATTTTCAAAGACTTTCGCCCCGAATGGCCTTTAGAGAGCCAGTctgaataaaacaaatttttgattttttttacttcaccGTCACATGAatgatgaatttatttcaaataaaaattcttaaaacgGACATTCAATATGAGATTATCATCAATGTGTTGCTCTAAACAACACCGTTATTAtagagaaaaacaaacaaaaaattcattcggaaaATTCGTAACATTAAATAGAATATTTTCCAGTAAAACATTTAGTAAAAATACACAACTGAATTGGTACCGACTATGTGTGTCCAGACTACCAATTGCGCCAAATATATACGCTACAAAAACGACGACAACGATATTACAATCGGGAAATTTGGACATTTTCTCTTAAGATTAAAgtttttttgattgattccAATTAGAAATTTGAGTGTTGTGGAGGCATCGGGATGACTATAGTTCTAATGAATTAGGGGACACAACAGCCAACGACTTTAAATCTCttcaaaaatgattattttccgTTAAACTCTCCTTATTTCTACATCCAACACACACTGTCTGGCAGACCACTCCAAATTCTCTCTCTCCCTCTCTTTCTATCTATCTCTATCCCTTTCTTTACAGTTTCGATTTCGGTGGAATGACCACATCCTGCCACCAGCTGGCGCGCTCCAGTGCTCCTGGATTTGTCATAAATTCGTGCTGTAGATTTTGGTACAACTAAACGAAACGAATGGGGACAATTAGGGGGGAAAcgaatgaatggaaaattttcaaattcagcCTACCAATCCGTCCGATTTTCCCAATACTGAATTCAGTGCAAAGTCTGGTGGTGCCAATGCATCTACAATCGATACCGATACGTCCTTGATGTCACTGCAACATTGAAGCAAATTATTTCGAATAGTGTCCACGAACGATGCACCGGTGGCAAAGTTTCcctgaaaagaaaaaaaaacagttcaGTTAACGACATGGGCCTCTATTGGAGCTACAAGTTCCCCGACAACAAACTGGTAAAGTTCAATGATTTGCCCTGGTGGACTGGTGGACCAGTTAAAATTGTTAAACACTCACCTGGTAGAACGTTGTCATATGCTTATCTATGCACCAGTATCCGTAAATGAGGAAGATGGTATGCAAGTACGGCTTCAAATCCGGAGTAACATCACTCTTCGTCAAACGTTTTCTGAAAACCAAGCTCAACATTAACGGACAACCGTCAAAGACACCAATTTCAACGACTCACTGGAAGCTTTTCAATGCATAATACTCGGCGTATGCACGCGTCAAATCTCTTGCTTTGTATACTTGCACATTGTTTCGGGCAGCGAACCGATGAATGCCTTGCTCTACCTTTTCGGCCATTGTCTTTGAAATGTTCTGTAGCAACCAGCACATTAGCCATTCATAGCAGCAGATTATAACTAAAACGAAATAAGCTCGGTCAACAGGTCCATGGATCGGCGGTTGTATTGACTTACATTCGAAACTATTCACGTCGCACTTCGTCAATATGTTCTCGAAATTGAAGCCAGTAATTTCGTTGcgatttttaatgaaattggcCGTTCCAGCTGGACTTTCAACGCCGTTTTCCCATTGTCGAATCAACCAATTGGATGCCTGTTGTCCCAACACATTATTGTCTCCTTCGTATGTTACGCATGCGTCGTGATTGTTCCGCAATTCACCCAAATTAGCCGCCTTCAAATATCCGTGACCGCCACACGCTTCTCTTTAGATTCGAAATAGTGGAAATTAGGAAATCGAATCGGACGACCTTGTTGTCAAAAGAATTACCTGGCTTCTTGAATAGCATCTCGGGCAGTCCAAGTCAATAGTGGCTTCGACGAAGAGACTAGGGCATGGATCTCAGACACTTTTTGAGTCTGTACGGATACTGTGGTTAGCAAAGAGGGAACATTTAGGATAATAAGAGTCTTACCAGCAACTGAAAGCCGTTGGAATCCGCCTGAGATTTCTCAACCGTTTCTAAGTACATATCAGTTAAGGCGAACACGGAGACTCGGAACACACAAGCAGCAGCAAGATATGGAAATATTCTCCATTGCTAAAACATAGTGTAACGGCTGTTATGACCTCATCATTCATCGGAGAAtcaaatttctcattttaacTTACGTGCAACTGATACTCGATAATTGGTACCTCCGGTCCACTTCTATCCGGACCGAACTGTTTACGTAATGCTGCGTACCGAATCGAAATAACTGCGGCATGTGACAGTGTTCCCACACTTTCTTGCATAATCCCTAACCGACCAGCCGAGAATGACTCCAATGCTGCACCCAACATTTTAC harbors:
- the LOC119078730 gene encoding peroxisomal acyl-coenzyme A oxidase 3, whose amino-acid sequence is MSSTVDTSFIPDLPKGPLDSYRSRAKFDWKKLRLIFEDSNSLKIKYKTWNTLEADPLFAKPRCTLSADEQKRRAAMQMNRMTDFNLVPPEIYDLSYKHKTKYLMSINEALHSICPSFSVKIALGIGLFNNALNAMGSERHLEYYKAAWNREIITCLAITEVSHGSNTKLIRTTATFDPKTQEFIINTPDFEAAKCWIGNLGKTCTLALLFAILYTADGTNHGLHGFLVPIRDPRTLQPYPGVLVGDIGEKIGLNGIDNGFVMFNHYRIPRENLLNRTGDVTPGGEYESAFTEPGKMLGAALESFSAGRLGIMQESVGTLSHAAVISIRYAALRKQFGPDRSGPEVPIIEYQLHQWRIFPYLAAACVFRVSVFALTDMYLETVEKSQADSNGFQLLTQKVSEIHALVSSSKPLLTWTARDAIQEAREACGGHGYLKAANLGELRNNHDACVTYEGDNNVLGQQASNWLIRQWENGVESPAGTANFIKNRNEITGFNFENILTKCDVNSFEFIICCYEWLMCWLLQNISKTMAEKVEQGIHRFAARNNVQVYKARDLTRAYAEYYALKSFQKRLTKSDVTPDLKPYLHTIFLIYGYWCIDKHMTTFYQGNFATGASFVDTIRNNLLQCCSDIKDVSVSIVDALAPPDFALNSVLGKSDGLLYQNLQHEFMTNPGALERASWWQDVVIPPKSKL